Sequence from the Neisseria subflava genome:
TTGCGTGACTGGATGACGGAGCAGGCAAAAAACGGGGAAAAATATTCTATCGTTACTTGTTCCGCACTCAAGCATCACTATCGCGATATTCTGCGTGGTGCGGAAGGGAAGGTGGCTTTTATTCATCTGACTCCGCCTCAAACAATCAATCTTGAACGTATGCTGTCGCGTCAAGGGCATTATATGAAAGCCGGTATGCTGGATTCGCAGCTAGAGATTTTGGAAGAGCTGGGTACTGATGAGTACGGTGTCAAAATCGACAATCCGGGTTCGCCTGAAGCCGTTGAGGCAGATATTGTGAACTGGGTGAAAGCGCAAGGCTTGATTTAGTAATGATCAGAAATGGAAAGGCCGTCTGAAAGATTTCAGACGGCCTTTTTCGATGGGATTTAGAATGTTTTTTGCGAGTCAAGCAATAAGGTAACCGGCCCGTCATTGCAAAGAGAAACCTGCATATGGGTTTGGAATCTGCCGGTTTCGACAGTCAATCCATGTTCGCGTAGAAGTTGTGCGGTGTATT
This genomic interval carries:
- a CDS encoding gluconokinase, GntK/IdnK-type, translating into MTTHFVMMGVCGCGKTTAALSLQKHLNQCPYAEGDDFHTQANRDKMGAGIPLTDEDRYPWLGNLRDWMTEQAKNGEKYSIVTCSALKHHYRDILRGAEGKVAFIHLTPPQTINLERMLSRQGHYMKAGMLDSQLEILEELGTDEYGVKIDNPGSPEAVEADIVNWVKAQGLI